Proteins from a genomic interval of Papaver somniferum cultivar HN1 chromosome 4, ASM357369v1, whole genome shotgun sequence:
- the LOC113274940 gene encoding meiosis-specific protein ASY1-like isoform X3 — MVVAQKLKEAEITEQDSLLLTRNLLRIAIFNISYIRGLFPENYFNDKLVPALEMKIKKLMPIDAESRRLIDWMEKGVYDALQKKYLKTLLFCISEAIDGSMIEEYAFSFSYSTSDSEEVMMNISRTGNKKQGATFKSNGNTDITPNQMRSSACKMVRTLVQLMRTLDRMPEEPIDYEPPFFRGCSEQEANHPWLKNPLKMEIGNVNSKHFVLALKVKSILDPCQDENNDMEDDEEISLGVGSTPTTDPSDSDSEMSHSANDDDGYIVAPVDKARSRENNGMTDHEDDTQDAEEDEHQLTRVRDWISSRHIDNVELTDVLSSFPDISVALTEEIMDKLVNQNILSRTGKDSYSISKLKKPYQAIVVKEEMDVQVNQVDEEVQRGNDEDYLYLKALYHVLPLDYVTISKLQSKMEGDANQATVRKLLDRMACDGYVDAKSKPTLGKRVIRSELTDKKLLEVKNVLEIKLSAMEISEPQNISTCGGLHSVGSDITRTRERSVDTQQNGSSRIQEQLGNNTPIRRNEPAVSRESGIPGSGKRNGVDGRGFTNCREGDDTFCSRPSQEKRCRKTSTVKEPIHQNMKRQKSQGGGASE; from the exons ATG GTTGTAGCACAGAAACTCAAGGAAGCAGAAATTACAGAACAAGATTCTCTATTACTG ACGAGAAACCTGCTTCGTATTGCAATATTCAACATCAGCTACATCAGAGGGCTTTTCCCTGAAAATTACTTCAATGACAAATTAGTTCCTGCTTTAG AGATGAAGATCAAGAAGCTCATGCCTATAGATGCTGAATCCAGAAGACTTATTGACTGGATGGAAAAAG GTGTTTATGATGCATTACAGAAGAAGTACCTTAAGACACTTCTGTTCTGCATATCTGAAGCTATCGATGGATCTATGATAGAAGAATATGCTT TTTCATTTAGCTATTCGACTTCTGACAgtgaagaggtgatgatgaacatAAGTCGTACTGGAAATAAGAAACAAGGAGCAACATTCAAGTCTAATGGCAATACAGACATTACACCAAACCAGATGAG GAGTTCTGCTTGTAAAATGGTCCGAACTCTGGTTCAATTGATGCGAACGCTGGACCGTATGCCAGAAGAG CCTATAGACTATGAGCCTCCATTCTTCAGAGGCTGCTCAGAACAAGAAGCTAACCATCCATGGTTGAAGAACCCTCTCAAAATGGAAATCGGAAATGTTAATAGCAAACATTTCGTACTAGCTCTCAAG GTCAAAAGCATTCTGGATCCATGTCAAGATGAAAACAATGACATGGAAGATGATGAGGAAATCAGCTTGGGTGTTGGTTCAACACCAACAACTGATCCTTCAGATTCAGATAGCGAG ATGAGCCATTCAGCAAATGATGACGATGGGTACATTGTAGCTCCTGTAG ATAAAGCCCGATCACGTGAAAACAATGGCATGACGGATCACGAAG ATGATACACAGGATGCGGAAGAGGACGAGCATCAGTTAACACGTGTAAGAGACTGGATTAGCTCTCGCCACATTGACAATGTTGAACTGACTGATGTTCTCTCTAGCTTCCCGGACATATCAGTG GCTCTGACTGAAG AAATCATGGATAAACTTGTAAACCAAAATATACTGTCAAGAACTGGAAAGGATTCTTACTCCATCAGCAAGCTGAAG AAACCCTATCAGGCAATTGTCGTGAAGGAAGAGATGGATGTACAAGTGAACCAAGTTGATGAGGAAGTTCAGCGAGGGAATGATGAGGACTACTTGTACTTGAAG GCTCTGTATCATGTCCTTCCTCTAGATTATGTCACAATATCTAAACTTCAAAGTAAGATGGAAGGAGACGCAAATCAGGCAACTGTGCGTAAACTGCTCGATAGGATGGCTTGTGATGGATATGTGGATGCCAAGAGCAAACCAACATTAG GTAAACGTGTCATTCGATCTGAACTGACTGACAAGAAGCTACTTGAGGTCAAGAATGTTTTGGAGATCAAGTTATCG GCAATGGAGATAAGTGAACCTCAAAACATATCAACCTGCGGTGGTCTCCACTCTGTTGGTTCTGATATTACTAGAACTCGAGAAAGATCAGTTGACACTCAGCAGAATGGGTCGTCTAGAATTCAGGAGCAACTTGGAAACAACACACCCATTCGCAGAAATGAG CCTGCCGTGTCAAGGGAGAGTGGTATACCAGGGAGCGGTAAGCGAAATGGTGTGGACGGGAGAGGATTCACTAACTGTCGTGAGGGTGATGATACCTTCTGTAGTCGTCCCAGTCAGGAAAAGCGCTGCAGGAAAACTAGCACG GTGAAAGAGCCCATCCATCAAAACATGAAGCGTCAGAAATCTCAAGGTGGTGGCGCATCGGAGTAA
- the LOC113274940 gene encoding meiosis-specific protein ASY1-like isoform X1, whose amino-acid sequence MVVAQKLKEAEITEQDSLLLTRNLLRIAIFNISYIRGLFPENYFNDKLVPALEMKIKKLMPIDAESRRLIDWMEKGVYDALQKKYLKTLLFCISEAIDGSMIEEYAFSFSYSTSDSEEVMMNISRTGNKKQGATFKSNGNTDITPNQMRSSACKMVRTLVQLMRTLDRMPEERTILMKLLYYEDVTPIDYEPPFFRGCSEQEANHPWLKNPLKMEIGNVNSKHFVLALKVKSILDPCQDENNDMEDDEEISLGVGSTPTTDPSDSDSEMSHSANDDDGYIVAPVDKARSRENNGMTDHEDDTQDAEEDEHQLTRVRDWISSRHIDNVELTDVLSSFPDISVALTEEIMDKLVNQNILSRTGKDSYSISKLKKPYQAIVVKEEMDVQVNQVDEEVQRGNDEDYLYLKALYHVLPLDYVTISKLQSKMEGDANQATVRKLLDRMACDGYVDAKSKPTLGKRVIRSELTDKKLLEVKNVLEIKLSAMEISEPQNISTCGGLHSVGSDITRTRERSVDTQQNGSSRIQEQLGNNTPIRRNEPAVSRESGIPGSGKRNGVDGRGFTNCREGDDTFCSRPSQEKRCRKTSTVKEPIHQNMKRQKSQGGGASE is encoded by the exons ATG GTTGTAGCACAGAAACTCAAGGAAGCAGAAATTACAGAACAAGATTCTCTATTACTG ACGAGAAACCTGCTTCGTATTGCAATATTCAACATCAGCTACATCAGAGGGCTTTTCCCTGAAAATTACTTCAATGACAAATTAGTTCCTGCTTTAG AGATGAAGATCAAGAAGCTCATGCCTATAGATGCTGAATCCAGAAGACTTATTGACTGGATGGAAAAAG GTGTTTATGATGCATTACAGAAGAAGTACCTTAAGACACTTCTGTTCTGCATATCTGAAGCTATCGATGGATCTATGATAGAAGAATATGCTT TTTCATTTAGCTATTCGACTTCTGACAgtgaagaggtgatgatgaacatAAGTCGTACTGGAAATAAGAAACAAGGAGCAACATTCAAGTCTAATGGCAATACAGACATTACACCAAACCAGATGAG GAGTTCTGCTTGTAAAATGGTCCGAACTCTGGTTCAATTGATGCGAACGCTGGACCGTATGCCAGAAGAG CGTACAATCTTGATGAAGCTTCTTTATTATGAGGATGTGACT CCTATAGACTATGAGCCTCCATTCTTCAGAGGCTGCTCAGAACAAGAAGCTAACCATCCATGGTTGAAGAACCCTCTCAAAATGGAAATCGGAAATGTTAATAGCAAACATTTCGTACTAGCTCTCAAG GTCAAAAGCATTCTGGATCCATGTCAAGATGAAAACAATGACATGGAAGATGATGAGGAAATCAGCTTGGGTGTTGGTTCAACACCAACAACTGATCCTTCAGATTCAGATAGCGAG ATGAGCCATTCAGCAAATGATGACGATGGGTACATTGTAGCTCCTGTAG ATAAAGCCCGATCACGTGAAAACAATGGCATGACGGATCACGAAG ATGATACACAGGATGCGGAAGAGGACGAGCATCAGTTAACACGTGTAAGAGACTGGATTAGCTCTCGCCACATTGACAATGTTGAACTGACTGATGTTCTCTCTAGCTTCCCGGACATATCAGTG GCTCTGACTGAAG AAATCATGGATAAACTTGTAAACCAAAATATACTGTCAAGAACTGGAAAGGATTCTTACTCCATCAGCAAGCTGAAG AAACCCTATCAGGCAATTGTCGTGAAGGAAGAGATGGATGTACAAGTGAACCAAGTTGATGAGGAAGTTCAGCGAGGGAATGATGAGGACTACTTGTACTTGAAG GCTCTGTATCATGTCCTTCCTCTAGATTATGTCACAATATCTAAACTTCAAAGTAAGATGGAAGGAGACGCAAATCAGGCAACTGTGCGTAAACTGCTCGATAGGATGGCTTGTGATGGATATGTGGATGCCAAGAGCAAACCAACATTAG GTAAACGTGTCATTCGATCTGAACTGACTGACAAGAAGCTACTTGAGGTCAAGAATGTTTTGGAGATCAAGTTATCG GCAATGGAGATAAGTGAACCTCAAAACATATCAACCTGCGGTGGTCTCCACTCTGTTGGTTCTGATATTACTAGAACTCGAGAAAGATCAGTTGACACTCAGCAGAATGGGTCGTCTAGAATTCAGGAGCAACTTGGAAACAACACACCCATTCGCAGAAATGAG CCTGCCGTGTCAAGGGAGAGTGGTATACCAGGGAGCGGTAAGCGAAATGGTGTGGACGGGAGAGGATTCACTAACTGTCGTGAGGGTGATGATACCTTCTGTAGTCGTCCCAGTCAGGAAAAGCGCTGCAGGAAAACTAGCACG GTGAAAGAGCCCATCCATCAAAACATGAAGCGTCAGAAATCTCAAGGTGGTGGCGCATCGGAGTAA
- the LOC113272179 gene encoding uncharacterized protein LOC113272179, whose protein sequence is MKSVMNDEEQKKRHIQNQTDDVSPHLPEELVLENIATRLSARDLSGLITVSKLWYNSIENDRGFAMSHFVNHENNKNLCFNLHNVTYETDHPNMIRSYFFNLEKDSDNSHFYDFELSSVLGSAGSVEPVGNCNGLSCVKRPSADGFEEIFITNPVRGETLIFTCLTPEIGGVGGSLEYLCHGFGFDSSSQEYKVVVTYTTSTADNGQGFICMVVTLGATSWRKIVISTSEISPPPGCSPFPSQMVTRMWKDTHRSATICAGDLLWRITNTANDGYKTEMLLLFDIHNEKIQFLQLPTECTSLVPTMNENDCLEIGHHLLEFKGYPCVARSEKIMITERVIPDNEYTEFHYFRFKVHLYILKDRFQQIWVEDETFDVRMKEERKYEFQDPFSRYFDFSFGNNISTHPTCILGFSDQVILYWFDGGCLIFYNLLMKHYNVVKGNRSCIEQNRDIFEAKMVGITPDTEPEIDGYDIDILFPVDGYGDIHCPCIDYQLHAQVENIISLKTFIPEGGEVGEFDCYNEFQQFVTDTGRKTAIWYVLM, encoded by the coding sequence ATGAAGAGTGTGATGAATGATGAAGAGCAGAAGAAAAGACACATACAAAACCAAACAGATGATGTTTCTCCTCATCTTCCAGAGGAATTGGTACTGGAAAATATTGCCACCAGATTATCAGCTCGGGATCTATCTGGATTGATTACCGTCAGTAAGTTATGGTACAATTCAATTGAAAATGATAGGGGATTTGCTATGTCTCACTTTGTTAATCATGAGAATAACAAAAATCTATGTTTTAATCTCCATAATGTGACATACGAAACTGATCATCCTAATATGATAAGAAGTTACTTTTTCAATTTAGAAAAGGATAGTGATAAtagtcatttttatgattttgaatTATCATCGGTATTAGGTTCAGCAGGTTCAGTTGAACCAGTAGGAAATTGTAATGGTTTATCTTGTGTTAAGCGTCCGAGTGCAGATGGTTTTGAAGAAATTTTTATCACTAATCCGGTTCGGGGTGAGACCCTTATCTTCACCTGTTTAACTCCTGAAATTGGGGGAGTAGGGGGATCATTAGAATATTTGTGTCATGGTTTTGGGTTTGATTCGTCGTCACAAGAGTATAAGGTTGTAGTTACTTATACGACTTCAACAGCAGATAATGGTCAGGGTTTTATTTGTATGGTTGTCACTTTGGGAGCTACATCGTGGAGAAAAATAGTTATTAGTACTTCTGAAATCTCACCACCGCCAGGTTGTTCTCCTTTTCCAAGTCAAATGGTGACAAGAATGTGGAAAGACACTCATAGATCAGCCACTATTTGTGCAGGTGATCTTTTATGGAGGATAACCAATACTGCTAATGATGGTTATAAGACTGAAATGTTGCTCTTGTTCGACATTCATAACGAAAAAATTCAGTTCCTTCAACTCCCAACTGAATGTACTTCTCTGGTCCCAACAATGAATGAGAATGATTGTTTAGAAATTGGTCATCATCTACTGGAGTTTAAAGGATATCCTTGTGTTGCGCGTTCTgagaagataatgataactgAGAGAGTAATTCCTGACAATGAGTACACTGAATTTCATTATTTTCGTTTTAAggttcatttgtatatattgaagGACAGGTTCCAGCAAATATGGGTAGAGGATGAGACTTTCGATGTTAGAATGAAGGAGGAACGCAAATATGAATTTCAAGATCCCTTCAGTCGGTACTTTGACTTCAGTTTCGGTAATAATATTAGTACCCACCCTACATGTATACTCGGTTTCTCTGATCAGGTGATATTGTATTGGTTCGACGGGGGATGTCTTATATTCTACAATTTGCTAATGAAACATTATAACGTGGTAAAAGGAAACCGGTCCTGTATTGAGCAAAATCGTGATATTTTTGAAGCTAAGATGGTAGGGATCACCCCAGACACAGAGCCTGAGATTGATGGTTATGATATTGATATCCTTTTTCCTGTAGATGGTTATGGTGATATTCATTGCCCCTGCATTGATTATCAGCTGCACGCACAAGTGGAAAACATCATTTCGCTGAAAACCTTCATTCCTGAAGGAGGAGAAGTTGGTGAATTTGATTGTTACAATGAATTTCAACAGTTTGTAACGGACACAGGAAGAAAAACAGCAATATGGTATGTTCTCATGTAG
- the LOC113274940 gene encoding meiosis-specific protein ASY1-like isoform X2, with protein MVVAQKLKEAEITEQDSLLLTRNLLRIAIFNISYIRGLFPENYFNDKLVPALEMKIKKLMPIDAESRRLIDWMEKGVYDALQKKYLKTLLFCISEAIDGSMIEEYAFSFSYSTSDSEEVMMNISRTGNKKQGATFKSNGNTDITPNQMRSSACKMVRTLVQLMRTLDRMPEERTILMKLLYYEDVTPIDYEPPFFRGCSEQEANHPWLKNPLKMEIGNVNSKHFVLALKVKSILDPCQDENNDMEDDEEISLGVGSTPTTDPSDSDSEMSHSANDDDGYIVAPVDKARSRENNGMTDHEDDTQDAEEDEHQLTRVRDWISSRHIDNVELTDVLSSFPDISVALTEEIMDKLVNQNILSRTGKDSYSISKLKAIVVKEEMDVQVNQVDEEVQRGNDEDYLYLKALYHVLPLDYVTISKLQSKMEGDANQATVRKLLDRMACDGYVDAKSKPTLGKRVIRSELTDKKLLEVKNVLEIKLSAMEISEPQNISTCGGLHSVGSDITRTRERSVDTQQNGSSRIQEQLGNNTPIRRNEPAVSRESGIPGSGKRNGVDGRGFTNCREGDDTFCSRPSQEKRCRKTSTVKEPIHQNMKRQKSQGGGASE; from the exons ATG GTTGTAGCACAGAAACTCAAGGAAGCAGAAATTACAGAACAAGATTCTCTATTACTG ACGAGAAACCTGCTTCGTATTGCAATATTCAACATCAGCTACATCAGAGGGCTTTTCCCTGAAAATTACTTCAATGACAAATTAGTTCCTGCTTTAG AGATGAAGATCAAGAAGCTCATGCCTATAGATGCTGAATCCAGAAGACTTATTGACTGGATGGAAAAAG GTGTTTATGATGCATTACAGAAGAAGTACCTTAAGACACTTCTGTTCTGCATATCTGAAGCTATCGATGGATCTATGATAGAAGAATATGCTT TTTCATTTAGCTATTCGACTTCTGACAgtgaagaggtgatgatgaacatAAGTCGTACTGGAAATAAGAAACAAGGAGCAACATTCAAGTCTAATGGCAATACAGACATTACACCAAACCAGATGAG GAGTTCTGCTTGTAAAATGGTCCGAACTCTGGTTCAATTGATGCGAACGCTGGACCGTATGCCAGAAGAG CGTACAATCTTGATGAAGCTTCTTTATTATGAGGATGTGACT CCTATAGACTATGAGCCTCCATTCTTCAGAGGCTGCTCAGAACAAGAAGCTAACCATCCATGGTTGAAGAACCCTCTCAAAATGGAAATCGGAAATGTTAATAGCAAACATTTCGTACTAGCTCTCAAG GTCAAAAGCATTCTGGATCCATGTCAAGATGAAAACAATGACATGGAAGATGATGAGGAAATCAGCTTGGGTGTTGGTTCAACACCAACAACTGATCCTTCAGATTCAGATAGCGAG ATGAGCCATTCAGCAAATGATGACGATGGGTACATTGTAGCTCCTGTAG ATAAAGCCCGATCACGTGAAAACAATGGCATGACGGATCACGAAG ATGATACACAGGATGCGGAAGAGGACGAGCATCAGTTAACACGTGTAAGAGACTGGATTAGCTCTCGCCACATTGACAATGTTGAACTGACTGATGTTCTCTCTAGCTTCCCGGACATATCAGTG GCTCTGACTGAAG AAATCATGGATAAACTTGTAAACCAAAATATACTGTCAAGAACTGGAAAGGATTCTTACTCCATCAGCAAGCTGAAG GCAATTGTCGTGAAGGAAGAGATGGATGTACAAGTGAACCAAGTTGATGAGGAAGTTCAGCGAGGGAATGATGAGGACTACTTGTACTTGAAG GCTCTGTATCATGTCCTTCCTCTAGATTATGTCACAATATCTAAACTTCAAAGTAAGATGGAAGGAGACGCAAATCAGGCAACTGTGCGTAAACTGCTCGATAGGATGGCTTGTGATGGATATGTGGATGCCAAGAGCAAACCAACATTAG GTAAACGTGTCATTCGATCTGAACTGACTGACAAGAAGCTACTTGAGGTCAAGAATGTTTTGGAGATCAAGTTATCG GCAATGGAGATAAGTGAACCTCAAAACATATCAACCTGCGGTGGTCTCCACTCTGTTGGTTCTGATATTACTAGAACTCGAGAAAGATCAGTTGACACTCAGCAGAATGGGTCGTCTAGAATTCAGGAGCAACTTGGAAACAACACACCCATTCGCAGAAATGAG CCTGCCGTGTCAAGGGAGAGTGGTATACCAGGGAGCGGTAAGCGAAATGGTGTGGACGGGAGAGGATTCACTAACTGTCGTGAGGGTGATGATACCTTCTGTAGTCGTCCCAGTCAGGAAAAGCGCTGCAGGAAAACTAGCACG GTGAAAGAGCCCATCCATCAAAACATGAAGCGTCAGAAATCTCAAGGTGGTGGCGCATCGGAGTAA